taatattaaaatatatcccTTAAATGTTAAAGCAAACCACATTCCTATGCTAATTTGTGCAATATTGGAAATGAATTTTCCTATAGCTCCATTAATATGTAAATTATCACTGCTTTGTATTCTAAATAGATGTGGTGGCATTTTCATACaccagtttaaatttaaataaagcaatAGGGCCATCAGCAATGGCTTCAAGCCTTCAATCTTGCAGAGTATGCAAAACCTATCCTTTAAATATTCCCAGAAGAAGTACAAACCTAGTTACAGCAACTGACATGTTCTATTTTTACAACCccttaagttttttaatatcaACTTCACTGGTGTATTAAAAATCATACAAGCTTGGCTTGCCATCTGTTTTGCAAACTTATGTTTTGACATCTTATTTAGGTCACTTTATTAGCCTAGTTTTCCATGTCTTTATACGAAAGCTGTTGCAGCTTTTGTGTGCGTGGCttctttatttcaaatataaactttttctatataagttttgtatataatataagttttctaatatatagagcttttctttttgtttgcaCAGTGAGGTTTTACTCACATATTGACTGTCAAACCTATTCGAGAGtatttgataatttatttatttaaaaaccaaaaggTTTAAGATGAAAATCGCATCATATATAATATGGGGCgtcatgtttgttttaatactaaCCAGAAAACCCAGGTTATATGCGCCTGCAATGGCGCTGCCAGAGGGGTTTAGGGTGTTGCGACCTTACTCCTTTTAAAactcccccccaaaaaaaaaaaaaatgatttttgaaaattttttgattaaaaccccccccccttattttttttctggctgcgccactgtgcacctgtattctattttattaattcCCCCATGATACACCTCTAGATTCAAAGGAGTCACAAAGGAAGAATTAATGACGAGGTTGCTACCAGATCGAATAAAACATGGACTCGATATTTTAATTGTGAGTTCCATATTAGTtgtaatatattgtaatataggTGGGTCCCACATTTCATGGGACcggggatttagaccagagttggcccattactccaacattatatatgcacattctattctatatgggtgaggtcctacagtaagccatgccatgggacctgggatttagaccagagtttgcccattaccccaacattgtatatgcacattctattctatatgggtgaggtccacTCCTACCTCGGTGATATGCCTGGTCTTAggttgtacaacccattaatgaccactgggttggagtgaCCGCTATGGTCACAAAACTAAGACATGAAACAACCACCCTTTGCGCTGCACATCTGGTTTTCCACCTactgtaaacaaatatttacaaatatatttggaCTTTGCCTAAATATGAATTCCTTGACACACCCCTGTTCTACACACATAGTAGTTTTCGCTACTATtacacagtattatatttcaCATGCAACaatatagcaatagcataaggctcggTCCAAATGTCAGCCGAGCGTCAAAAAGGAAACACTCTGACACAAGTTTTTGAGTTGGATCTCGGCTTGGTACACCCCTAACACATACCATGCTCATTAAGTTTTCTCATTAAGTATTTCCACAAATAGcttaacacctgtgttgttgttgttatagaTTGGGATCAACCCTGGTCTGTTTGCCGCCTACAAGGGACATCACTACGCTGGTCCAGGAAACcatttttgtaagttttccTACAGTTTTCTTGCAGAACAATAACATATCTTATGCATCTGTATCATAATTGCGTTAGGCATAAATAGTTGGATgcaaaaacaaactgttttcaATAGAAAACCATTTATCTAAGTTTTCCCACGGttttcttaaattaaagtattaTATCATAATACATTAGGCGAAAACAGATGCTGCAAAAGTACTGTATTAAACAAGAAACCATTTCTACAAGTTTTGTCACAAAAAGCAACAGTTTTGTTGTATATGGGcaataacaacataatatttaaacaatgtggCATCTTATAAAGCCGTAAACTAATGTTGCTGcggaaaaaaatgttttaaacatttatgttaaattttcgGTTAGCATATTCCACatttccattctatatgggtgagttcCTATAGCAAGCATTGCCCCGACAATGACGAGACATGCGATTTAGGGCAGTAGGCCCATTGCCCCATATTTTAGTAAActtttgcttttaaacaattattttacaattgcTGCCTGTGTAATGTCCTACACTGAGGCACGTCGTGAAACAAAGGGCGGAGTTAGccatatttttataagttttggatcggatttttcttttttagggaaatgtttatatttgtcgGGTATGATCCCCGAGCCAATGACGGGGATGCAAGATTACCTTGCGCTTGACTTTGGGGTCGGGTTTACTAACATTGTAGCGAGGACTACACCAGGAAGCAAGGACCTGTCAAGGTAGAAGTGTCTCGGTGGCAAATACAAGGACCAGTGTAGATATATGGGGGGAATAGACTGTGTGTAATAGGTGCTATAACCTATTGCCCAATAGGGGCAtaggatttatgccagagttgccccattacccaTTTAAAAAACTGGTGTTGCTTGTTTTGCCACTGAGACATTATAtttcttttgtatttatattatttttatgtttagggAAATGTATCAACTTATCTGGTATGGTTGGGAAACCTGTCACATCCGATAATGATGTTGAGTTAATGGAATATGGGATTGGGTTTTCCACCATTGTACAACGTACTACACCTTCAGCTAAAGACTTGACAAGGTAGAGTGACAACAACGGCCTTGAAATGAACGCGTGGCAATCGCCACCGAACtgtaatgttaatatattggcatgggtgattaattttgcAAATCGCCACAGTGAATTTCGAGGTCTGAATTGATGTTATCACATTGTCTTGTTAAGTTTGTAGCTGTTGGTGGTGTCCGTGCTTCCATACTGTGTGATATGTATTAGATTTTCAAATCTGAAAATTCCAGGGTGGACCTGCATAGGATAGActgttttttgtaaaatggctttcaaaaaaaagtgtaaaaaaaatgtaagtttgaaaaaaaaatgtaaaatggcaatcgaaaaaaaaaaaggtgCTTTATCCTGTTAAGTGTCATTCACTCTGATGTTGGTACGCAAATAAATGTCAAAGTAGCTGTTTTACAAAACGAGTCTAATATGCACAGGCCTGGTGGCAACAGTTAATTTTGGCGACTATGTCGGGAACTGAATGCATGCACTTTGTGTGTTGTAGAGttattgtttacaaacttattCTATTCCCAGCAAAGAGATCCGAGAAGGAGGGAAAGAATTAAtcgagaaaattaaaatttaccaGCCCAAGATAGCTGTGTTTAATGGAAAAGgtatttatgaaatatttagcAAAGAAATGTtcggaaaaaagaaaaaagattttCTTTTCGGGCGACAAGCTGAACGGATACCAGGAACTAACACGGTGAGATAATCGTTTCAaattttgttgcatttttattttttatatgtattttgtttatatacttatatatttggatatcacttattgtgtattaaaatgtttttgataaaatttttaGAGTAATAATGAGTGATGTGTTGTTATTTTGaccaaatataatttaaaactgcaagTTAAcagataatattttattattttccaatTGAAAGGCGTGAGGTCCTATATGCTACCATGGTATCCTGAGCCTAATCATTTATATCTTCAGCATATATTTGTGATGCCGTCTTCAAGTGCCAGGTGCGCCCAATTCCCACGCGCACAGGATAAGGTCCATTACTACATACAAATCAAACGGTTACGAGATGAAATAAATGGTGTTCAACTCAACACAGATGTAGTGGAAACCACATATACCTTCGATCTCAAAAAAGCAACAGGTATTAATATCATAATCTATTCTATAGTGATCAGTTTTTACCAAAGCACAGTTAAAATAGCCACATTTTTCGTTGCCTCAGGATTCCCATAGGTGTTCATATTCatattaatttttcaaataattttacattgtATGTATTTATTAAGATGTTGATATTTTCTTCTTTATGGTTCCTATCAANNNNNNNNNNNNNNNNNNNNNNNNNNNNNNNNNNNNNNNNNNNNNNNNNNNNNNNNNNNNNNNNNNNNNNNNNNNNNNNNNNNNNNNNNNNNNNNNNNNNNNNNNNNNNNNNNNNNNNNNNNNNNCGGACACAGTccgcatgaaacagaacatccgtgttataacgactgacatCCGAGAATAAATAAGATGGGTGCGATGGGTGTGGAAACtataagcggacacaaggtgtatgaaacagaacatccgtgttataacgactgtcattgccctgccatgcgaggataaataagttacatacgtggtaacttgtaagcggacacaaggtgcatgaaacagaacatccgtgttataacgactgtcattgccccgccatgcgagaataaataagttacatacgtggtaacttgtaagcggacacaaggtgcatgaaacagaacatccgtgttataacgactgtcgttgccctgccatgcgagaataaataagttacatatgtggtaacttgtaagcggacacgaggtgcatgaaacagaacatccgtgttataacgactgtcgttgccctgccatgcgagaataaataagttacatatgtggtaacttgtaagcggacacaaggtgcatgaaacagaacatccgtgttataacgactgtcattgccctgccatgcgagaataaataagttacatacgtggtaactcgtaagcggacacgaggtgcatgaaacagaacatccgtgttataacgactgtcgttgccctgccatgcgagaataaataagttacatacgtggtaacttgtaagcggacacaaggtgcatgaaacagaacatccgtgttataacgactgtcgttgccctgccatgcgagaataaataagttacatacgtggtaacttgtaagcggacacgaggtgtatgaaacagaacatccgtgttataacgactgtcgttgccctgccatgcgagaataaataagttacatacgtggtaactcgtaagcgggcacgaggtgtatgaaacagactgTCATtgcgggcacgaggtttatgacgACTTTCATTGCCCAGTCATGCGAGGTTAAGTAAGCTACGTTCATACATTTACGTGAGTAACTCATTTAACACACAGAGCAACCAAATACTACGGCAACCACAGCTTCCAACCATCCTCACCTTGTTAAGTTCCTTTGCCAAAAAGAACCagaaaaatgtaagtttgaaTGTGTGCGGTAGAGCGGGTAGTTTTACTTAGAAGCAATGGCTTGGACCGGAATAAGTTACTCTTTAGTATATACCCAacataacattaaacaaaccaccattgttaaatttaaagcattttgCCAAAAAGACCcagaaaaattaagtttacaCATCTGTTTAAGTCATATTCACTTCCCCCTCAGCAAATAAAGGAAGGCCTGATTTGATGTAGGGTTATGAATATTGTGACaatgtgttaaatatatgATCAAAATTTACACTAAGGTAACGTTTATTCAACTCTGCTCATATTTATAGCAAGCGAGTTATAGATAGAATTTGATCTAAACTGACATTTATTTCCCCATCTCTAACCCCCTAGCATTAAAAGAACCCCCGAAGCGAAGCTATCGGTCCCCCAACCTTGTCAGTACCGATAGGTTGTCTAATATGCTCTGATTTAAATGTTGGGTTAGAAATTTTGTGacaatgtgttttaatagGGCGTTGAAATTTACACAAGTTAAATTTATCCCCGGTTCCCCCCTCTAGCTCAAAAAGAACCCCCCGCCCCACCAAAGCTATCCATTCCTCAAATACGTGAAACAGTAA
This genomic interval from Ciona intestinalis unplaced genomic scaffold, KH HT000113.2, whole genome shotgun sequence contains the following:
- the LOC104266612 gene encoding G/T mismatch-specific thymine DNA glycosylase-like, with protein sequence MSLFFAVVNRIEMATLQNGSSPVVKKRGRPPKIKPESGATPSKQTKITDNMKKTKRTVDRFKGVTKEELMTRLLPDRIKHGLDILIIGINPGLFAAYKGHHYAGPGNHFWKCINLSGMVGKPVTSDNDVELMEYGIGFSTIVQRTTPSAKDLTSKEIREGGKELIEKIKIYQPKIAVFNGKGIYEIFSKEMFGKKKKDFLFGRQAERIPGTNTHIFVMPSSSARCAQFPRAQDKVHYYIQIKRLRDEINGVQLNTDVVETTYTFDLKKATGFP